Below is a genomic region from Palaemon carinicauda isolate YSFRI2023 chromosome 31, ASM3689809v2, whole genome shotgun sequence.
AAGTTGACATCATATAAATTAATCAGCTTCAGTGATTTCTTGCCTGCCATTTTAAATATCTACATATTTACCAGACTCAGGTTTTTGTGATTGTTAGATTTCTCTAAAACAGATATAAACATAGTTGTAAAAACGATTTCGTTATATTCACCTCTTCATAttcgttgtaaaaaaaaaatgagattctcTACCAGTGAGTATACCTTGAATTCACCtgattgatatgaaaatatatcttcATTATCATTTTGCTTTACAGATCAGTGTTGCCTTGTTGCTGCTTGTGGCCCTTTTTGCCCTGATGGAATTGACTGGAGCCGCGCCGGAACCTGAACCTCACCGCAGCTATTACTTTGGAAACCGCCCCTATGGCTTCGGTGGCTATGGCTATAGACCCTTCGGATTTGGCTTTGGATATGGTGGTTACGGAGGTGGCTATGGCGGCGGTTATGGTGGTTATGGTGGCTACGGTGGCTACGGTGGCTACGGTGGCTATGGAGGTTTTTACGGATGATCAATTACTCTCCTGATGAAGCGGGAGGTTTGACCATCACTGAGCATAGTTACCTTATTTATACATAAGAcacttgataattatttttattcaaatagttAAACATTTTGACGGGCATGTAGCTCTAttcttatttatttaataaaagatATCTTTACTTAAGAATGAAATTTTAATAAATTGTTCATCTCTCCAATATTtacaaatgattattatttttcagatGTAATGTCAGGTGAGATAGAACATTAACTTATTTAACCTATTCTCATTCTCTGTGtttattatactattattttttttatcattgataacTTTTGGTAGCCGTTTCACATTTAACAGTAAATCCTTCTCATCGCTAAATGTGCCCTTTCAAACGTTTGTTTTAAAGGACGATATTAATGTCCAACCGAAAATCTGTCTGATTGGCACCAATAGAAGCGATGTAGTGAGATCCACTAATATTTGTGTTAGCTTGAACAGAAAGTCCAGAAAAACAAAGATATTAAAGAACAATTGTCTTGTCAAGTGAGCTCTGACCCACGGCACATTAAGCTTATCGTAGTGATATCCATATTCCTTCCTTCATGTAATAAACTGCACCAATGCATTTGAAGGAAGTGAACGTTTTCCCCAGTTAGTGGGCTCCTTCTGGAGTATTGCAATCGGTGGGAGAAACCTCAGGGTCTGCTGGTCATTCAAGTCCAACAACCTGAAAGCAGAAAAGATCATCAAAGGATCGATATGTGAAGTGGCTTGCTTCAAATGAAGAGCATCAACTTTCCATTGGCGTCTCTATAGTAGGGAGACCTCTTCATTCGGCAATAAGAATATCCTACCTACATTGGAAGGTACGAACTATCCCTGTGTGATTATGTAGGTATCTCTTTCCATATGTGCAGTAAGATCCTCACAAATTACTTTGGGACGACACTGTTTATTACCTTTCAGGGTCCTGTCCTTTACCTCCAACAGGTACTTAAGGGTCATCCAGAGGTATAATTGAAacgaagataaataaaaaaaataaaaaaaaataaaaaacaattttaagaGGTGTAAAATGTAATTGTTATGACTGACGCAAGGTCTATTGGTTTGAAGTCaagtttatttaaattttgttcGTGTGGTTCTGGTTAAGGTGCTGCCAATTAATATGAGCTCATTTATAAGATAATATATGACAACAAAGAGGTTACATGTTAATAACGGTGAATACTTTTCATCGAAATCaaagtataataaataaaaaattactttaataaatatatataagtgaatgaaatataaaagtaaaaaaaggaaagtttCAACATGATAAAAAAATGGTATATTGTTAACGGAAAATTATtccttaaaagaaatattattaggcaaaacaaagaaaacagaaaatatgtTCCCTAAATTATAACtctttggtaaaaataaaaattagggAAAGCGTTGGTTGGATTTAGAGGAATATTAAAGCTGccataaaaatttatttcattcccCTTCCAGCGCTCCTCATAGCAAAGTAATCAGGCTCTATTTACAGTCCAAAATCCCAAGCTAAATCAAGGAAAGAGGATGTGATGTAAACTTTTCTTGAAATATCCCTTATTTTCCTATTGATCTAAGCAATTAATAACGTAATTGATAACATGTCAACctcagtaagaaaaagaaaaggctgGGCTGGAAACCTCTTCTTAAAAGCCCTAAAGccagagatttattattattattattattattattattattattattattattattattattattattattattattattattattattattattattattattattattattattgtggagccACTTCTTTACGATAAGAGGGCAACAAATGAAGATCTTTGAAGAAAATAAAGTTAATTTAAAGGGAAGTTGATGAGAGACCACTCTTTGAACAAATGTATCCTAGAATAAGTTATGCAAGTACAGAGATGATGTCCGTCGTGAATGGAGATAATATATAaatgaactgatatatatatatatatatatatatatatatatatatatatatatatatatatatatatatatatatatatatatatatgtgtgtgtgtgtgtgtgtgtatatatatatatatatatatatatatatatatatatatatatatatatatatatatatatatatatatataaatatatatatacatacatatatatatatatatatatatatatatatatatatatatatatgtatacatatgcatatatatatatatatatatatatatatatatatatatatatatacctaaataaatatatatatatatatatatatatatatatatatatatatatatatatatatatatatatatatacatatatatatatatatatatatatatatatatatatatatatatatatatatatatatatgcatatatatgcatatatatatatatatatatatatatatatatatatatatatatatatatatatatatatatatatatatatgcaaatatatatatatatatatatatatatatatatatatatatatatatatatatatatatatatatacctaaataaacaaatatatatatatatatatatatatatatatatatatatatatacctaaatatatatatatatatatatatatatatatatatatatatatatatatatatatttatatatatatatatatatatatatatattgctcaaataaacatgtttttcatatttcaaataagccatatattttaatacactaaagactggattctcttaacgacttcgggatcagagccccaggcgaaatcactctaagACTTGAATATCTAACCGGCTGGATttggaaccctggtccaggatgtcaCGCATAGCTGtctagttatataaaaaaagaaagaaaagtgaaaATGCACTTTTCTAATATGTTTAATT
It encodes:
- the LOC137624970 gene encoding keratin-associated protein 19-8-like — encoded protein: MKAISVALLLLVALFALMELTGAAPEPEPHRSYYFGNRPYGFGGYGYRPFGFGFGYGGYGGGYGGGYGGYGGYGGYGGYGGYGGFYG